DNA from Leptospira mayottensis 200901116:
TAATTTTCTGAAATATTTTGGCATGATTCTATTCTATCAAAGGAAAAAAAGATAAGTCAGGAATAATAGATGTTCGAACGATATTATCTCGTGAATTCCAAATCAAATCCACACCTCACAAAATAATATTTTTATTCTAGAATATTCTAAATTTATTTCATATACGAACAAAGTCGTTTGATCATTATGCGACACCGTACCATATTTGGTACGATGTCGGCTAAAAAACTAGAAGAGAGAAAGAAAAAGAGACGGCTTAGAAAACGGAGCACCATGAACGGCTTCGGGATCGGAGATCGTAATCGCATTCAATCCCGTCTTGAGATATTGTGCGAGTCCTTGAGTTTCCGACTGACTGAAAAATACACCTTTTTCCAACCATACAACCTTGAGATTAAAACCGTTCCATATATTTGAAGAAACGGATAACCTCGAAACAGCATTTGTCGTTTGTCCGGAAGGATCCAAACCTACAATATTGGCTGCAGCCGTGTACGGCTCCAAATTACTCATAATCTCCAATTGAGCTGGAGTTGGAGCACCCGTCACTGGAACACCGTTTACCGCAAATTTTGTATTGATGTAAAAATCGTCCGGCGTTGCTACAAAAAGACCCGTTATAACCTGAGGCGGAAAAGGTTGAGTTTCCACCACTTTCTCCGTCTTAAAATTCCAAACAAAACTTTTAGCAGAATTCGGGTCACTCATAGGAGCATCTCCACCGAACCAAGGTAAAGCCGAAGGAATATCACTTGCAATCAGGATCGTATTTTCGATACCGAATGTATCCAAAAGGCTGGAGTTTTCATTCCGAAATTTACTCTGGATCATCTGAATGACTAGACCGCCGATACTATGACCAACAATGGTGGTGATTTTTCTCTTCTCTGTACCAACCATTTGATTAAGCAAAGCACGAAGTGCATCTCCGTAATTTCCAACACTCAATTGACTCACATTAGCCGGCAAAGGCGCAGTTCCACGAGTCATAGTACTAGCACCATGTCCCGGAAGATCCATAATATAAACGTGAGTCGCTTTTCCTTGGTTGATCAATTCCTTAGCCAATGGTTCAAACAAAGTGCTATTGTCTCCAAAGCCGTGAACGAACAAAACCGTTTTCCCATTGATAATGATCGGCCCTCCGCTTGGCTTG
Protein-coding regions in this window:
- a CDS encoding alpha/beta hydrolase, producing the protein MKIGLGIQKVQSRFRRIVLVVSFLFFLFGVNSISAAYEREILTYNLVGRGFNPLETTYYKINVVHYRKPSGGPIIINGKTVLFVHGFGDNSTLFEPLAKELINQGKATHVYIMDLPGHGASTMTRGTAPLPANVSQLSVGNYGDALRALLNQMVGTEKRKITTIVGHSIGGLVIQMIQSKFRNENSSLLDTFGIENTILIASDIPSALPWFGGDAPMSDPNSAKSFVWNFKTEKVVETQPFPPQVITGLFVATPDDFYINTKFAVNGVPVTGAPTPAQLEIMSNLEPYTAAANIVGLDPSGQTTNAVSRLSVSSNIWNGFNLKVVWLEKGVFFSQSETQGLAQYLKTGLNAITISDPEAVHGAPFSKPSLFLSLF